The sequence below is a genomic window from Cicer arietinum cultivar CDC Frontier isolate Library 1 chromosome 6, Cicar.CDCFrontier_v2.0, whole genome shotgun sequence.
atttaatttatatacattattattattgtagaaAATAATTTGTACTAACACTCAATCGtacttattaaattattaaaaagaattaatttaatcatacctatttttaaaattataaatattttaattttaactatatttatttttaaaattatatatttaagtgGTTGCGAttttttcataatataaaatttttacaTTGAGACTATGTTTATTATTTCAATGAATAAAATGACCCgttatgtaaaattttatttaaagatacttcttgtaaacaaatgaattacttttcCTGTAACCCTACAGTGAGTAAATCATATCCGATAATTACCTGTTGTACAAAGCTAGATCTTCATTGCTAATTGTATCATTACAATGGTTACCAACCACAAACATAAATGATCACATGTAAtctgtatttatatttttccaAAGATTATCATTTGGAATCATTaccttatatcatttttttataaattttagacgGCTATGATCTAGACAATATCATTTGATAACTAAACCAATTATGTTCATTGATGTGCACATACATAGTATTGAAAAAGCCAATCCTGGAAAGCCACATGAGTATGAATAtgccaatttttaaaatataaagttttgataaatataaattaatatccGATTTAATTATACATTTTTCCCCATAtctattggttttttttttggtacaagTAATATCaagttgttttaaaaaagtaaatttatattttagtattgtttttgtgtttttagAGACAATTATTATGTTTTAGTATAAGTGAGTTGATTTTCTGCTATTTTATTTTGGTCTATAAAAAAtacttatctatttaaaaatatttttaatttatcacaaagatgaaatattaaattattattattctaataatattatatcacCTATATAGATCAGATATAGATAAATTATTACGAGTttacaaattgattttattgattttacGTAAACTACACGAGATTGGCAACTTTGGGTCGAACAATACCATTAAGCCTTCTTTGTAGATGGATGCAACTATGGCTTGGCTCTTGGAGTATATGATTGGATTAACGgtaaatatgaataaattactatgaattattgaaatttcaaaaaattatacttttaatttttaataaaataaaagtattactATGATTTTGTTAAATTCAAAGTAAATTTAAATGTGTACTAAATCAGTTAATGACATCCTCAAGCATATATGGGACAACATCAAGTATTATTCATTATGTCTTTGTTGaaggttttatttattttttcacatttaaaaatactcaagaaaacaataaaagTTGGTTATGTGTATCCCTtggttttaattataaaatccatctaacatatataaataagatCATCATCACCTTTTGCACcttatttttactttctttCCCTCTCTCTATAGCTCCTAATAGAATTATTAGTATTAGTCTCACTTCCTCATTACCCTTGTTTCTTCTGAATTTGTTGTATATATTAATGgatgatgcatttgatgaaGAGTGTGATTACCTGTTCAAGGCAGTATTGATCGGAGACTCTGGAGTTGGAAAATCAAATCTGCTTTCAAGATTTGCAAAAGATGAATTCAGGTTGGATTCAAAACCAACTATTGGAGTTGAATTTGCTTACAGAAACATCAAAGTTAGAGACAAACTCATCAAAGCTCAAATATGGGACACTGCTGGTCAAGAAAGGTAACGCTTAATTCACTCTATTCCAATCGAATAACTACTCtttcttgtttctttatttaCTCATTACTTTTTTGTTTCATCTATTCATTAtttgttcttttctttctctcatcgtgttttttttatttatttaaaatgttttgttTCAATGATGAACGAAATTCATAAGCTTGTAATATAGTTATTATAAAAGAACATTATTGTTAAGTTTTCAAGTAAGAATTCACTTGCATAAATATATTATACCATTATCACTAAAGGCTATGTCTTCTTTCGAACTTGGTATTTCTTTTTGGTGTCATGGTTCTTTTGTTTGAATGAAAGGttaagatttttatttatttattttttaaaaaaatggggGGTCCAGTGGGTTTGCGTAACcttgaagaaaatgaaatagTGAATTCGGCTTTTCATCATGCGATGTGAATTATTTACTATTAGAATTTTCGGTTATGAATTGCGAAGTTTCTTGTGTTTACTCTTGTGTAGGTAGAAGAATATTTCAACATATTAGTAAAAGTAACTAGAATTTCAATCGCAGTGGGACCCTGTAGACACTAAGATCATATCATGAATTAATTGAATTCCAACTCTGCTTTTCTTGTTTGTTCACGGAAGATTATACTGCTTCTTGTAACTTCGCCGCAATTTCCTCCTTTTAGATCGTTcatgtttgaaaatttttatattattttttgagtaATGACATTGTCACGCATTGAAGAAAGCTTTTTCTATGCCCTCTCATAAAAAGAATTACTCCACAATTTTTGCCTTTGGGTTACAATTTCCTTTCTCTTTTCCTTTCACTTTCATCATCACGAGAAAAAAGTAGATAACTCTCAGCTGAGTTGACTATATTAtgtacaattaatttaattgatgttaaTGATTTGAATGAAAAAGGAGTAATAGAGTTGAAAGAGTAGTGCTCACTCTTGGTTGTGTAAATGTAGAAATCACGTTAATACTAATTTTCTCATCATGTAATCCAAACTTCAATAGCGTAACTATTGGGCTAGCTAGCTAGAGAGAAAACAAAACATCAAAGTGATTGAGAGAAAGAGCAGATGAGCAATCAAATTGAATCAGGTGGATAAATGCATGTGAGGATTTTGGTGGCCAACCACATAATCAAAGAAGAAAAGTGTTTGGTGTACGCCCAAATGTCAATTGATACAttgacataaataaaaatacaaacaataaTGTGATAGATGTAATATATTGTTATGTGAGAaaataaaagagagagagagagaaaaaaaaaaagatattaaatgAGTGTATGAAAATTAAAGATGTATGAATGTAAGAGTTGGtcaaacaatttcatatttcTAATCATATTATGTTAActatccatgtcaattacatgatgaataaccaaaggcggaagcgcacctgtgggaattgccattgatgaaatcaTGGGAtaatgatgatagagccaatgggttgggtgatcttccttagcaaaacaccctgaagaccttgctctcttgatggggatagagagaaccagagagttttctcctttagggttttaaaactgaatagtcttgttgtgtttgccttggggaccattacccctatatataactattattaattatatccCAAATTACAGTATtcccaattcagcccctcattaaattagaaactgtctggtatctacactattaattttcataactattatgctctttagccataaactattatatattatttgacccctagtttattggctaattatataatgaccctaacacactttattaattaattacatatgtgacccataaatcttacaatctcccactggtcacacatgtatccttaggagtgtgttagactttatgacatcaaaaatgtcattataattaccttgagtataatccaaattgtcccgtccattaatcatatcagcacatggaaccaaagaggctttcgtcataataagcataactaaacccatcaatgatcacccgtactgacacaactaaatgacatagacccattatgaaaagtgtagcatgaaaattacatgaagttggtcaatgcatgtcaattttcaactggtcctactttatcgaatgagatcataccataacttaaatgtacaaagtaaccaaaaaacTGAATAccttaaactttatttctgatcagaaagtccaaatacaatgtatttgtactttacaattaaacatagaacatgaattacataatggacgaaactcccactaaaatcaagattcctcaaactgtagcacacccatgtgagcagtatgctcatgaaagaccttgggtggtagacctttagtgagtggatccgcaatcatggagtttgtccttaagtgttctatggatatctgtccactttgtaccttctctttaacaactaggaacttaatgtcaatgtgctttgacttggttgagctcctattattgttagaatacaggactgctgatctattgtcacaatacaacttgagtggtctttcaatcccttcaactatttgcagccccgtgacaaaatttctcagccaaatgccctggtcagatgcctcatgaattgctacgaattctgctgccatggttgatgaagcagtaagaccttgcttggcactacgccaagaaactgctccaccagctaacagaaagacatagcctgaagttgatcttaagctgtcttggcatcccgcaaaatccgagtcagagtacccagtgatctctaactggtctgacctcctatatgtgagcatgtagtttcttgttctcttcaaatatctcatgaccctcttggctgctttccaatggtcaagacctggattgcttaaatatctgcctaaaatccctactatgaacgctatgtctggacgcgtacatacttgggcatacataagactccctacagctgaagcataagggatcttttgcatttcttgaatttccaaacttcccttagggcactgtttgagactaaacttgtctcccttagcaactggggtgtcccctggtttgcaatcctgtaacccaaaccttttgagaaccttatcgatatagctcttttgtgacaatccaagaatacctcgagatctgtctcggtgtatctgaattcctaatacaaaagaggcgtcaccaagatctttcatctcaaaatgctttgatagaaatttcttagtttcgtgcaacatgcctatatcgttagtggcaagcagtatgtcatcaacatacaagaccaggaaaatatgtctgctcccactgaacttatgatacacacaatcatcaactgtattcatctcaaaaccaaatgagagaattacttgatgaaatttatggtacc
It includes:
- the LOC101500012 gene encoding ras-related protein RABA6b; protein product: MTSSSIYGTTSSIIHYVFVEGFIYFFTFKNTQENNKSWLCVSLGFNYKIHLTYINKIIITFCTLFLLSFPLSIAPNRIISISLTSSLPLFLLNLLYILMDDAFDEECDYLFKAVLIGDSGVGKSNLLSRFAKDEFRLDSKPTIGVEFAYRNIKVRDKLIKAQIWDTAGQERFRAITSSYYRGALGAVLVYDITRRSSYESVGKWLVELREFGGEDMVVILVGNKCDLSESREVDKEEGKAFAEEEGLCFMETSALKNLNVEQVFLQMITKILEITSQRSLEAKMDEKPISLWNGKEISLLADEVTATKQAPCCSR